Within Lolium rigidum isolate FL_2022 chromosome 5, APGP_CSIRO_Lrig_0.1, whole genome shotgun sequence, the genomic segment TTGACTCCATCTTACTTATCAAGACAGCCCCAAGAATTCTGGAGATCTTCCCCTGGACGACCACAAGGCCGGCTTTCCCCGCGTTCTGCAGCTCGAATTCTCCGACAGACTCGAACGTTCCTGCAAAGCATGATGACACGTTAATAAAACTACAGATATAATTTTAGACCTTAAGTTTTATTTTCTACTTTTGCAAGGAGGGAGCGTTCATGTCGTTTGCATTGGGTAATGCACGCAGCTAAGACTGTTGAATGATGCTTACCGGGTTTCAGTGTCTGAAGACCTGACATGATGCAGGCCAGGTTCTGGAAGCCTTCTCGCTCCAATGCCTCAGCAGCCGCTGTGGACCTTCAGCAAACatgcaaagaaaaaggcaaagtaAGCTTCTGACGCTGAACTACTCGTAAAAAAAGCGTACCAATTGTAGCAATGCTAATGTTGGACTTCTAACTTCTAAATAGGAGACGAAAATAAGCATATATGGTTCAGAATTAAAATCCTCATGAAGAGGCTTCAATCTATTAACTGAAGAATCACCTGAGGCCTTCCTGGCAGACGACCAGCAGCTTGCTCTCCGGCGAGAACTTTCTCTTCACCATCTTGGTGAACTCCTGATTCGGCTTGGTGAACGCCAGGCCGTAGAACAGGCCGGCGAAGTTGTTGTGCGCCTGCCGCTTGATGATCGTCCCTGGCACGAATAAAACAAGAATTTGCTTCACGACATGGAGGTGCATCCTGTGCACTGCATATATACACTGACTAGAAAGTACCAATGTCGTTGTCTTCGTTCTCGATGTAGAGCGGGACGTGGGCGGAGCCCCTGACGTGCGCCCGCTCGTACTGCCGCCGGTCCCGGATGTCCAGCACGGCGTAcccctcctccgccaccagccgCTTCGCCTCGTCACCGGACACGAAGCTCA encodes:
- the LOC124652248 gene encoding rhodanese-like domain-containing protein 9, chloroplastic, whose translation is MAVLGLSTAFCPPRGSWIAVRLRHGASGRSSGSLSFRRSSAATAVAVRAEVSFVSGDEAKRLVAEEGYAVLDIRDRRQYERAHVRGSAHVPLYIENEDNDIGTIIKRQAHNNFAGLFYGLAFTKPNQEFTKMVKRKFSPESKLLVVCQEGLRSTAAAEALEREGFQNLACIMSGLQTLKPGTFESVGEFELQNAGKAGLVVVQGKISRILGAVLITLLLFITVFPDQAQQLFDLAGIKL